The following coding sequences lie in one Flavobacterium sp. 20NA77.7 genomic window:
- a CDS encoding peptidoglycan-binding protein LysM → MRKDIIVFGVTIALLVIISSSFRAFDSATIKNFHISENEIFKYHVPSKEESLKMNVVAPYVGKTFTGFKQALAAKESAGLYGLVNAYGYMGKYQFGRKTLRNVGVHDFKHFLNNPEIQERAFDALLSINKWELRKEIKKYAGKTIKGVEITESGLLAAAHLGGAGSVKTFLRSNGKNGFRDGFGTSIKTYLRRFKGFDTTVIEPNRFAKI, encoded by the coding sequence ATGAGAAAAGACATTATTGTTTTTGGAGTTACAATTGCGTTATTAGTAATTATAAGTTCTAGTTTTAGAGCTTTTGATTCAGCAACAATTAAAAATTTTCATATTTCTGAAAATGAAATTTTTAAGTATCACGTACCTTCAAAAGAAGAATCCTTAAAAATGAATGTGGTAGCACCTTATGTGGGAAAAACATTTACAGGGTTCAAACAGGCATTAGCTGCAAAAGAATCTGCAGGATTGTATGGTTTAGTTAATGCGTATGGTTACATGGGTAAATACCAGTTTGGTAGAAAAACCCTTCGTAACGTAGGAGTTCATGATTTCAAACATTTTTTAAATAACCCAGAAATACAAGAAAGAGCATTTGATGCTTTGTTGAGTATTAATAAATGGGAATTAAGAAAAGAAATCAAAAAGTATGCGGGTAAAACCATTAAAGGTGTTGAAATCACTGAGTCAGGATTATTAGCTGCAGCCCATTTAGGTGGTGCGGGTTCTGTTAAAACTTTTTTACGAAGTAACGGAAAAAATGGTTTTAGGGATGGTTTTGGAACATCAATTAAAACGTATTTAAGGCGTTTTAAAGGGTTTGATACCACAGTTATAGAGCCTAATAGATTTGCAAAAATTTAA